Proteins encoded within one genomic window of Chitinophaga parva:
- a CDS encoding lanthionine synthetase LanC family protein — translation MNASSSLTATFEELLVSCSFAPVNQHPYYTIGAQQEGIWSLHISVIEQESDELLIKVLPYLKQKAVSFAIPVTKELIPLIISGRYGNANIGRIINVYPSSDTVAASLAMELAALTLQTNGPSVTNGFHLGGGLYAVHQDGANGILPGTIPWPFTNIPRPPSQLSNRIGTYLIAEILKNDPKGRVIKAIRRKTVLDTKIVIVKEGKRFMCTDAEGRDMRTRLQWQQRIGTMLKNKVIMPEIYEYFEKDGDAFLAMEFIDGSTFRKFVLQPFEKGSWIDFPPPVHLAAIDKLLEIVGIAETIHGEGLVHRDLSTMNFLIRKGKLCLLDMELAYYMKEDYPNPPFGVGSEGYMSPEQRRGDIPTFKEDIYAIGAIMQKMFTGVDPYRLFSAEYAEMREKMIFFVHDEALATLVAGCLNIDPGARPSLNIVKETLESARARLAQGLIVNPALDDINEGRLRSIILQGIDSLARQFGATGQWFSRDQEQTNLAPTEEGEYKVYLNFHQGAAGIMYMLCRAASAGFDISGCRPIIDANWQDIADYYLNQPEAISPGLGQGLAGVALTIATAHNTQLLPTGWPVQDTLAKCFTMVNASPGIYDGQAGQGVAAIAVAGVLPGVTALLPHLVNTILPMQTPKGEWLFQMPGEEQTISHAGFMAGTAGITYFLLCCYGVTKEDAVKTAAVKALKYLQSTVQVKDGKRIIDKQEAPVDIFYGLGGIALTFIKAYEILQDPIYKQFAEAILNALPARYLMNNLTTSVGITGIGEVYLEAHRVFQDDAWRKRAAFIAKALTYMALDNGAGGKFWLTDNPRVTTADLMVGNAGIIHFLLRYLHPGKFGFPMLTA, via the coding sequence ATGAATGCTAGCTCAAGCCTTACTGCAACTTTTGAGGAACTATTGGTGTCTTGCTCATTTGCACCAGTTAATCAACATCCTTATTACACGATAGGCGCTCAACAGGAAGGAATTTGGAGCCTCCATATTTCCGTCATAGAGCAGGAATCCGATGAACTGTTGATTAAGGTACTTCCATATTTAAAGCAGAAAGCCGTTAGTTTCGCAATTCCTGTTACAAAGGAATTAATCCCCTTGATCATTTCAGGCCGCTACGGCAATGCTAACATCGGCAGGATCATTAATGTTTATCCGTCCTCCGACACTGTCGCGGCGTCACTCGCCATGGAGCTGGCTGCTCTCACGCTGCAGACAAACGGCCCAAGTGTAACTAATGGTTTCCATTTGGGTGGTGGCCTTTACGCAGTACATCAGGATGGAGCTAACGGTATCTTACCCGGTACTATCCCCTGGCCTTTCACCAACATTCCCCGTCCCCCGTCGCAGCTCTCAAATCGCATCGGCACCTACCTCATCGCAGAAATCCTGAAAAACGACCCCAAAGGCAGAGTGATCAAAGCCATCCGCCGCAAGACAGTCCTGGATACCAAGATCGTCATCGTGAAAGAAGGTAAACGCTTCATGTGCACGGACGCAGAAGGCCGTGATATGAGAACCCGCCTCCAATGGCAGCAGCGTATTGGCACCATGTTAAAGAATAAGGTGATAATGCCGGAGATCTATGAATATTTTGAAAAGGACGGAGATGCATTCCTGGCAATGGAGTTTATTGACGGCAGTACATTCAGGAAATTTGTACTACAGCCGTTTGAGAAGGGAAGCTGGATCGACTTTCCACCGCCAGTACATCTGGCGGCGATTGATAAGCTACTGGAGATAGTCGGTATTGCTGAAACGATCCATGGTGAAGGCCTGGTACATCGTGATCTGTCTACCATGAATTTCCTCATCCGCAAAGGCAAACTCTGTTTGCTGGACATGGAGCTAGCCTACTATATGAAAGAAGACTATCCCAATCCTCCGTTCGGAGTTGGCAGTGAAGGTTACATGTCGCCAGAACAACGCAGGGGGGATATTCCCACTTTTAAGGAAGATATCTATGCCATTGGGGCCATCATGCAGAAAATGTTTACCGGCGTAGATCCTTATCGGCTGTTTAGCGCGGAGTACGCAGAAATGAGAGAGAAAATGATCTTTTTTGTACATGACGAGGCGCTGGCTACGTTAGTAGCAGGCTGTTTGAATATAGACCCAGGTGCAAGGCCGTCACTGAATATAGTAAAGGAAACATTGGAATCCGCCAGGGCACGATTGGCCCAAGGCCTTATCGTAAATCCGGCATTAGATGATATCAATGAAGGACGATTGCGCAGTATCATCCTTCAAGGTATAGACAGCCTGGCCAGGCAGTTTGGCGCTACCGGCCAATGGTTTTCCCGGGACCAGGAACAAACCAACCTGGCGCCCACTGAAGAAGGGGAGTACAAAGTCTATCTGAATTTCCACCAGGGAGCGGCTGGTATCATGTACATGTTGTGCCGTGCTGCAAGCGCCGGTTTTGATATCTCCGGCTGCCGGCCCATCATAGACGCAAACTGGCAGGATATTGCAGACTACTATCTCAATCAACCCGAGGCTATATCTCCAGGTCTGGGTCAGGGTTTGGCAGGTGTGGCGTTGACTATTGCTACAGCCCACAACACTCAGCTGTTACCCACGGGATGGCCTGTACAGGATACGCTCGCAAAATGTTTTACGATGGTGAACGCCTCACCAGGTATCTACGATGGGCAGGCTGGCCAGGGAGTGGCAGCCATCGCGGTTGCCGGAGTGCTGCCAGGAGTTACAGCCTTGTTACCTCACCTGGTAAATACTATTCTACCTATGCAAACCCCCAAAGGAGAATGGCTGTTCCAGATGCCCGGAGAAGAGCAAACCATCTCTCACGCCGGCTTCATGGCCGGCACAGCAGGCATTACCTATTTCCTGCTATGTTGTTACGGCGTAACGAAGGAGGATGCGGTGAAAACCGCTGCTGTAAAAGCTTTAAAATACCTGCAATCCACGGTACAGGTAAAGGACGGGAAAAGGATCATAGACAAACAGGAAGCGCCGGTTGATATATTTTATGGCCTGGGAGGCATTGCCTTAACCTTTATAAAGGCTTACGAAATCCTCCAGGACCCCATCTACAAACAATTCGCAGAAGCGATCCTGAATGCGCTCCCCGCAAGATATCTCATGAACAATCTCACCACCAGTGTAGGCATCACCGGTATAGGAGAAGTGTATCTCGAAGCCCATCGCGTATTCCAGGATGACGCCTGGCGGAAACGCGCCGCCTTTATCGCGAAAGCGCTCACCTACATGGCCCTCGACAACGGCGCCGGCGGCAAATTCTGGCTCACAGACAACCCCCGCGTCACCACCGCAGACCTCATGGTAGGCAACGCCGGCATCATCCACTTCCTCCTGCGCTATCTCCACCCCGGCAAGTTCGGTTTCCCCATGCTCACCGCGTAA
- a CDS encoding MauE/DoxX family redox-associated membrane protein translates to MFSRKVSDILVAPLILVLLYTALMKIIDHAAFVSNLADSPWHLIAGERIWFSWALPIGELITTIALIIPKFRLIGFSISTLLFASFTTYLSYFILSKIHLPCSCGGIIGYLNWHQHLLLNIVLLLVSVWGTLVEIKLHRQYESGDNLTYTT, encoded by the coding sequence ATGTTCTCCCGAAAAGTATCCGACATCCTTGTTGCACCGTTAATTCTGGTTCTTCTTTATACTGCACTTATGAAAATCATTGACCACGCGGCATTTGTTTCAAATCTGGCCGATTCCCCCTGGCATTTAATTGCAGGTGAACGCATATGGTTTTCCTGGGCGTTACCAATTGGAGAACTTATAACAACCATAGCTCTAATTATACCTAAATTTAGGCTTATCGGATTTAGTATTTCAACACTTTTGTTCGCCTCATTTACTACATATTTAAGCTATTTTATACTGTCAAAAATTCACCTCCCTTGTTCCTGTGGTGGGATTATCGGCTATCTTAATTGGCATCAGCATCTCCTATTAAATATAGTACTTCTATTAGTTTCTGTATGGGGAACCTTAGTAGAAATAAAGCTACATCGACAATACGAATCAGGAGACAATCTCACTTATACAACATAA
- a CDS encoding TlpA family protein disulfide reductase has product MRVNVNCALYGRCYAVARRFMLAAFLCCFFYGSTDGRDSIPVVSADGNGDGAVDSPVKPLSVGDEVPDISFEMINYPKSTAKLSDFRGKLVILDFWGTFCTSCIATFPEEMELKRQFGDKVEILLVNSYEKKEKVEDFLKSFAEKKGVKLTLPMVVRDSVAKELFPHTGVPHCVWINENGQVIAITSAGEIDKEHIVIALQGKRLNWLVKDDYVIGDYSKPYLLSAGDKTEGVLVDDKAALELYNLGSENRSTPISIFTKALKMDYSVDGSVSNNKYETTGRRIINQPLLRFFQYGYDVRIPPVRWIFECDTTLFEGKGGVPPVYCFELVAQDGLNADAVKNLIKLDLYKAFGLTGCIEKRIVNCNEVVLEHKYYNKGSLNETGMQRIALGDFIERLNSGSDSYLLGDNDKDALLLVENQSIENLYKLEFGDVEKILRRNGYSLKQKQCEIECFIIKEQR; this is encoded by the coding sequence ATGAGAGTGAATGTCAACTGTGCGCTGTATGGCCGATGTTATGCGGTGGCGAGGCGTTTTATGCTTGCAGCATTTTTGTGCTGCTTTTTTTATGGAAGTACAGATGGGCGTGATTCTATACCGGTTGTTAGTGCGGATGGCAACGGAGATGGGGCTGTGGATAGTCCTGTGAAGCCTTTGTCTGTTGGGGATGAAGTGCCGGATATTTCCTTTGAGATGATCAATTACCCTAAATCTACTGCAAAACTTTCTGACTTTAGGGGCAAGCTGGTAATCCTCGATTTCTGGGGGACATTTTGTACAAGTTGTATAGCTACATTTCCGGAGGAGATGGAATTGAAGAGGCAGTTTGGCGATAAAGTGGAGATATTGCTTGTTAATAGTTACGAGAAGAAGGAAAAGGTGGAGGATTTTCTAAAATCGTTCGCGGAGAAGAAGGGAGTGAAGCTTACCTTGCCGATGGTGGTAAGGGATTCTGTGGCGAAGGAGTTGTTTCCGCATACCGGTGTTCCTCACTGTGTGTGGATCAATGAAAATGGCCAAGTCATTGCGATTACATCTGCTGGCGAAATAGACAAAGAGCATATTGTTATCGCATTACAAGGAAAAAGATTGAATTGGTTGGTAAAAGATGATTATGTAATCGGTGATTATTCCAAACCATACTTATTGTCTGCCGGGGATAAAACAGAAGGTGTTTTAGTAGACGATAAAGCAGCTCTCGAATTATATAATCTTGGTAGCGAAAACAGGTCAACGCCTATATCAATTTTTACGAAGGCATTAAAGATGGACTACTCGGTAGATGGGAGTGTATCGAATAATAAATATGAAACAACCGGTCGTAGAATAATTAATCAACCACTATTGAGGTTCTTTCAATATGGTTACGATGTCAGAATTCCCCCGGTGAGATGGATTTTTGAATGCGATACTACATTATTCGAAGGCAAAGGTGGCGTTCCCCCGGTTTATTGCTTTGAGCTGGTGGCGCAGGATGGGCTGAATGCTGATGCCGTCAAGAATTTAATCAAGTTAGACTTGTACAAAGCGTTTGGTCTTACTGGCTGTATTGAGAAACGAATTGTGAATTGTAATGAAGTAGTTTTAGAGCATAAATACTATAATAAAGGCTCGCTGAATGAAACTGGTATGCAACGGATTGCATTGGGTGATTTTATTGAACGGTTGAACAGTGGTTCTGATAGCTATTTATTGGGAGATAATGATAAAGATGCGCTTTTGTTAGTCGAAAATCAATCGATAGAAAATCTGTATAAATTGGAATTTGGCGATGTTGAGAAGATACTCCGGCGGAATGGATATTCATTGAAACAGAAGCAATGTGAAATAGAATGTTTTATTATTAAGGAACAAAGATAA
- a CDS encoding SusC/RagA family TonB-linked outer membrane protein, with the protein MKVLIKSHVICTLTVCFFLVNVLMCSFAQGKSAIKKITIAVQNVPLDKVLHQIEDQTNLRFQLNASVVGLKEVVTYKWSNVELDVVLTDIFNARGCTWKIERGIIYVHRHIQQEGDGAKFNKLNDTTTSRLTLKVLDANGNPIPSATIVVKGTTTGAVTDMQGIATMQSVPDNSVIVVSSIGFQRVELPRNAESVLEVRLVAKANQIDEIAVFSNGFQNIPQERATGSFEKISNRVLNEQVSTNIIDRLKNVSTALLFDKRFANKFIVRGFSTIESDISPLIVVDKFPYAGDINSINPNDIESITVLKDAAATSIWGARAGNGVIVITTKKGQYNQPLKVSFNTTLSTTGKPDLYYAPQIASSALVAVQRQLFDNGYYSGAERNPGKPALPQAVEILIKQRDGSITAEQSEAQLALLDNHDVRDDYLKYVYSTALTQQYSLGVSGGNANSNYVFSGGYVNDLSSVKARAQRITVNSIYGFKVLPNLDINAGINYAYNDAKSGSSGYSMNEFAAYTRLADNKGEPLAVPYLYSMSYVDTVGRGILRDWHYYPLTDWKHVKQTSDGTNLTLQGEIRYKFLKMFNASVNYQYLKGQSDSYILSDTSSFYARNLMNLFTNVDESGNVTNNVPIGGVYQTSTGSIVSHNGRAQLGFDNRWDKHMISAIVGMEISQAKSEGGGYFLYGYNLDPYKSTQVSNNIYYPTYITGAQQTIPGGVTQSPYTLNRFVSYYGNASYSYNDKYVVSVSGRRDASNLFGVKTNDRWKPLWSVGGSWDISKEGFFNVPILPLLRLRATYGVSGNINNKQYAQTVIQYGSSFLNLTPLPFASITALGNPQLRWESSAMLNVGVDFAFFKHAVTGALEYYRKKGTDLIGTVPVELATGVSGGNMVKNYASMKGHGVDLRINTLNIDGEFKWQTRFLFSTTASKVTDYYLANVNNSVYVGSGTTAPIVGSPLYQVGAYKWVGLDPQTGDPVGIVNGKPSKDYNAILQDTSLSDLVFKKSAFPSIFGSLSNSFYWHGISLEFNISYKLSYYFLRPSIDYSALFATAAGHSDYSKRWQKPGDEKITNVPSMIYPNPFGRDQFYKYSATLLEKGGLFRFEYVNVGYDLLSTAKRKGKLKSLNLGVNISNLGLIWHANKASIDPEYGASVPPPRAYSFSINASF; encoded by the coding sequence ATGAAAGTATTAATAAAAAGTCACGTCATCTGCACCCTGACTGTTTGTTTCTTTTTGGTAAATGTGCTTATGTGCTCATTTGCTCAAGGGAAATCAGCTATTAAAAAGATAACTATTGCCGTCCAGAATGTACCGCTTGACAAGGTATTACATCAAATAGAGGATCAAACCAATTTGCGTTTTCAACTAAATGCTTCGGTAGTTGGCCTTAAGGAGGTTGTGACATACAAATGGAGTAACGTAGAATTAGACGTAGTTTTGACAGACATTTTCAATGCAAGGGGCTGTACCTGGAAAATAGAACGAGGCATTATTTATGTGCATCGTCACATACAACAGGAAGGCGATGGTGCTAAATTTAATAAGCTGAATGATACTACCACTAGTAGACTTACTTTGAAGGTTCTTGATGCAAATGGGAATCCAATACCATCGGCTACTATAGTTGTAAAAGGAACTACCACTGGTGCCGTTACTGATATGCAAGGAATTGCCACAATGCAATCTGTACCTGATAATTCAGTGATTGTTGTTTCGAGTATTGGGTTTCAGCGCGTTGAATTGCCACGGAATGCGGAATCTGTTTTGGAGGTCAGGCTCGTCGCGAAGGCCAATCAAATCGATGAAATCGCGGTTTTTTCTAATGGGTTCCAAAATATTCCGCAGGAGCGAGCGACAGGATCGTTCGAAAAGATTAGTAATAGGGTCTTGAACGAGCAGGTAAGTACAAATATCATTGACAGGCTGAAAAATGTTTCAACAGCCTTGCTGTTTGATAAAAGATTTGCCAACAAATTTATTGTTCGAGGGTTTAGCACTATAGAAAGCGATATATCTCCGCTAATCGTTGTAGATAAATTTCCATATGCAGGTGATATTAACTCAATTAATCCCAATGATATTGAGAGCATTACTGTACTAAAAGATGCCGCTGCAACCTCGATATGGGGAGCGAGAGCTGGAAATGGTGTTATTGTTATTACTACAAAGAAGGGTCAGTATAATCAGCCATTAAAGGTATCATTTAATACTACGTTGTCGACAACGGGTAAACCTGATCTGTATTACGCACCTCAGATTGCTTCGTCAGCCTTAGTGGCAGTCCAGAGGCAACTTTTTGACAATGGTTATTATTCAGGAGCAGAGAGAAACCCAGGTAAGCCAGCGCTTCCTCAAGCTGTCGAAATTCTTATAAAACAGCGGGATGGGTCAATAACTGCTGAACAAAGTGAAGCGCAGCTTGCTTTATTAGATAATCACGATGTTCGGGATGATTATTTGAAATATGTTTATTCGACTGCTTTAACACAACAATATTCACTAGGCGTGTCTGGTGGTAATGCAAATTCAAATTATGTTTTTTCGGGTGGTTATGTGAACGATTTGAGTTCGGTGAAAGCTAGGGCGCAAAGGATTACAGTTAATTCAATATACGGATTTAAAGTGTTGCCAAACTTGGATATTAATGCAGGGATAAATTATGCATACAATGATGCGAAGTCTGGAAGCAGTGGATATTCAATGAACGAATTTGCAGCTTATACTAGATTAGCAGATAATAAAGGTGAGCCACTTGCTGTGCCTTACCTTTATAGCATGAGTTATGTTGATACCGTTGGTCGGGGCATTTTACGGGACTGGCATTACTATCCGCTAACAGATTGGAAACATGTTAAGCAGACAAGCGACGGAACAAATTTAACTCTTCAAGGTGAAATAAGATACAAATTTTTGAAGATGTTCAACGCATCTGTTAACTATCAATATTTAAAAGGGCAGTCTGATTCGTATATATTGAGTGATACATCAAGTTTTTATGCAAGAAATTTGATGAACCTATTTACCAACGTGGATGAATCTGGGAATGTCACAAATAACGTTCCAATTGGCGGCGTTTACCAAACATCTACAGGATCAATTGTGTCGCACAACGGAAGAGCCCAACTGGGGTTTGATAATCGATGGGACAAGCATATGATTTCGGCAATTGTTGGAATGGAAATAAGCCAGGCCAAATCTGAAGGAGGAGGTTATTTTTTGTACGGATATAATTTGGATCCGTACAAGTCAACTCAGGTCAGCAATAATATTTATTATCCTACTTACATCACAGGTGCTCAACAAACAATACCGGGTGGTGTTACCCAATCTCCGTACACGTTGAATAGATTTGTGTCATATTATGGGAATGCATCTTATTCATATAATGATAAATATGTTGTGAGTGTAAGTGGAAGAAGGGATGCGTCCAATCTCTTTGGGGTAAAAACTAATGATAGATGGAAACCTCTGTGGTCCGTTGGAGGGAGCTGGGATATAAGCAAGGAAGGGTTTTTTAATGTTCCAATTTTACCTCTTTTGCGTTTGAGAGCTACTTATGGCGTTAGCGGCAATATTAATAATAAGCAATATGCCCAAACAGTAATTCAATACGGGTCTTCTTTTCTAAATCTTACTCCACTGCCCTTTGCTTCAATCACTGCGCTAGGTAACCCACAGCTTAGATGGGAGTCCAGCGCCATGTTAAACGTTGGCGTTGATTTCGCTTTTTTTAAGCATGCGGTAACTGGTGCTCTTGAATATTATAGAAAAAAAGGGACCGACCTGATAGGGACTGTACCCGTCGAATTAGCTACAGGGGTATCTGGAGGCAACATGGTTAAGAACTATGCAAGTATGAAGGGACATGGCGTAGATCTCAGAATCAACACTTTGAACATTGACGGGGAATTTAAATGGCAAACTAGGTTTTTGTTTTCAACAACTGCAAGTAAAGTGACGGATTACTATTTGGCAAACGTAAATAATTCTGTTTATGTGGGTAGCGGTACTACCGCGCCAATCGTGGGAAGCCCTTTGTATCAGGTTGGGGCTTATAAGTGGGTTGGGCTTGATCCTCAGACCGGGGATCCAGTAGGTATAGTCAACGGTAAGCCAAGCAAGGACTATAATGCTATATTGCAGGATACATCGTTATCTGACCTTGTGTTTAAGAAATCCGCTTTTCCATCAATATTCGGAAGTCTGTCAAACTCTTTCTATTGGCATGGGATAAGTTTGGAGTTTAACATCAGTTATAAGCTATCCTATTATTTTCTTCGTCCCTCAATTGACTATTCTGCCCTTTTTGCAACTGCTGCGGGACATTCGGATTACAGCAAGAGGTGGCAGAAGCCAGGGGATGAGAAAATTACAAATGTTCCATCGATGATTTACCCCAATCCTTTTGGCAGAGATCAATTTTATAAATATTCTGCCACTTTACTGGAAAAGGGTGGATTATTCCGTTTTGAGTATGTTAATGTGGGCTACGATCTGCTTTCGACAGCCAAAAGGAAAGGCAAGCTTAAGTCTCTCAATCTGGGCGTCAACATAAGTAATTTGGGACTAATATGGCATGCTAATAAAGCGAGTATCGATCCAGAATATGGTGCAAGCGTGCCTCCTCCCAGAGCATATTCATTTAGTATTAATGCCTCTTTTTAA
- a CDS encoding helix-turn-helix transcriptional regulator: protein MMTFNILDVPAKLVHLTPEVPKHYHALVSPFAKATCVLSPGIDIIDQQVEIEGCTIATHTMVCKMASVLRPHLQAPISTLHCMLQGSLQCVLEPGITVDLVQGQYNFFEIAPGEHEVTVTPGRYVSFHIDLSENLLEKLAPLADVLQTLLEKALHAESSPVLPAAGILTPELYAEIEAIRACNAGEPLSRVKLHGKLLQLLTMVLESLYRPCQPLTHTQQLMATIQHYIDTHLDELITLSRLAKGYPLSESCIKQQFKAFTGENISDYVIRKRMEKAKELLQTTNWPISNIAFKVGYEEPTNFTREYKKFFQQLPSAERKPVVR from the coding sequence ATGATGACATTTAACATATTAGATGTACCGGCAAAGCTGGTACATCTCACGCCTGAAGTACCCAAACATTATCACGCCCTGGTATCCCCATTTGCAAAGGCTACCTGTGTGTTGTCGCCCGGTATTGACATTATAGATCAACAGGTTGAGATTGAAGGCTGCACCATCGCTACACATACCATGGTATGCAAGATGGCGTCTGTGCTGCGGCCGCATTTACAAGCCCCCATTTCTACCCTGCACTGCATGCTGCAGGGCAGCCTGCAGTGCGTACTGGAGCCGGGTATTACCGTAGACCTGGTACAGGGGCAATATAATTTCTTTGAAATTGCCCCGGGGGAACATGAAGTGACGGTGACGCCGGGGCGGTATGTCTCCTTCCACATTGATCTTTCTGAAAACCTGCTGGAGAAACTTGCTCCACTGGCGGATGTACTGCAAACCTTGCTGGAGAAGGCGCTGCATGCAGAGAGCTCACCGGTGCTGCCCGCCGCAGGCATTCTTACGCCGGAACTGTATGCCGAGATTGAAGCTATCCGCGCCTGCAATGCAGGCGAGCCCTTGTCCCGGGTGAAGCTGCACGGGAAACTGCTGCAGTTGCTTACCATGGTACTGGAATCATTGTACAGGCCCTGCCAGCCGCTTACCCATACGCAGCAACTGATGGCCACTATCCAGCATTATATTGACACCCACCTGGATGAGCTGATCACTTTATCGCGCCTGGCCAAGGGATACCCGCTGAGTGAGTCCTGCATTAAGCAGCAGTTCAAGGCGTTTACGGGAGAGAATATTTCTGATTATGTGATCCGGAAGCGGATGGAGAAGGCGAAGGAGTTACTGCAGACCACGAACTGGCCGATCAGCAATATTGCGTTTAAAGTGGGTTACGAAGAGCCGACGAACTTTACACGGGAGTACAAGAAGTTTTTCCAGCAGTTGCCCAGTGCGGAGCGGAAACCAGTGGTACGGTGA
- a CDS encoding RagB/SusD family nutrient uptake outer membrane protein has translation MRILYTLVFGGLMIGVTGCNKYLDAKPSNFFEVPVTLDDCQSLMDDEQTMNTGFSADGEASADNFYLDETEISIFSGYPFLSLYLWQPDVYASKPTQNVWGNLYKAVLQSNVVLETLNNVRRDNANSVTFDNVKGSALFFRGYVFLKLLSMYSKGYNEATKEQDLGIPLRLSSDFNSVSVRSSVSESYKQVVSDLTVAASLLSEGKPSVFERPSRRAAFGALAEVYLVMHQYEKAELYADSCLKIGSKLIDYNQFDTTSDVPFPSYNDEVIINLLSDVQGFYTGYYDVDTSLLKSYDVTDLRKQLFFQRTSDSTFSFKGSYYASGYFFSGIAVDEIYLIRAECRIRLGKVQDGIDDLNTLLVKRYIEGTFTPYKATDASTSLSLVLQERRKELVFRDLRWSDIKRLNLDGENIGISRMVNNQPLVLKPNENRFAIAIPAREITISGMQQNPR, from the coding sequence ATGAGAATATTATATACTTTGGTATTTGGCGGATTGATGATTGGTGTGACGGGCTGTAACAAGTACCTGGACGCGAAACCAAGTAATTTTTTTGAGGTGCCGGTTACGTTGGATGATTGTCAGTCGTTAATGGACGATGAACAAACAATGAATACGGGGTTCAGCGCTGATGGAGAAGCCTCAGCCGACAATTTTTATTTGGATGAAACTGAAATCTCTATTTTTAGCGGCTACCCTTTTCTTAGTTTGTATTTATGGCAGCCTGATGTCTATGCTTCAAAGCCTACTCAGAACGTATGGGGGAACCTCTATAAAGCGGTCCTTCAATCTAATGTGGTTTTGGAGACGTTAAATAATGTTAGGCGCGATAATGCTAATTCGGTTACGTTTGATAATGTGAAGGGAAGTGCATTGTTTTTTAGAGGATATGTTTTTTTGAAATTGCTGTCAATGTATTCAAAGGGTTATAATGAGGCTACAAAAGAACAGGACTTGGGAATTCCACTAAGATTAAGTTCGGATTTTAACAGTGTGTCAGTTAGATCCAGTGTTTCAGAATCTTATAAACAGGTTGTGTCTGACTTGACAGTCGCAGCAAGCCTGTTGTCTGAAGGGAAGCCAAGCGTGTTTGAACGGCCGTCTAGACGTGCAGCTTTTGGAGCATTGGCGGAAGTATATCTTGTAATGCATCAGTACGAGAAAGCCGAGTTGTATGCAGATTCTTGCTTGAAAATTGGAAGTAAGCTGATTGATTATAATCAATTTGACACCACCTCAGATGTTCCCTTTCCTAGCTATAACGACGAGGTGATTATTAATCTGTTATCGGACGTTCAAGGATTTTATACAGGATACTACGATGTAGATACATCATTGCTTAAATCTTATGATGTCACAGATTTGAGAAAGCAATTATTCTTTCAGCGGACAAGTGATTCTACATTTTCTTTTAAGGGAAGCTACTATGCGTCGGGCTATTTTTTTAGCGGGATTGCTGTAGATGAGATTTATTTAATAAGAGCGGAATGTCGGATTCGACTTGGTAAAGTACAAGATGGGATTGATGACCTAAATACACTATTGGTTAAGCGGTATATTGAAGGGACCTTTACTCCCTACAAGGCAACTGATGCTTCAACGTCGTTATCTCTGGTATTACAGGAAAGAAGAAAGGAACTCGTATTCAGGGATCTACGATGGAGCGACATTAAAAGATTGAACCTGGATGGAGAGAATATTGGCATTAGTCGGATGGTTAACAATCAGCCGTTGGTATTGAAGCCAAATGAAAATAGGTTTGCAATTGCAATACCGGCGCGGGAAATAACAATTAGTGGCATGCAACAGAATCCAAGATAG